In Sardina pilchardus chromosome 10, fSarPil1.1, whole genome shotgun sequence, one genomic interval encodes:
- the cd9a gene encoding CD9 molecule a isoform X1, which yields MAALTGGEMCVKYLMFAFNFIFWLAGSAVFAVGLWLRFDAKTKGLFEGEGSPSVFFTGVYILIAAGALMMVVGFLGCCGAIQESPCMLGLFFFFLLVIFAVEVAAGIWGFSNQSKVVDDITQFYRETIENYKERREEALKKTLTLIQHGLNCCGPSTVQFEFDAETCPKRQGLDEFITKSCPDAIDEVFNSKLHIIGGVGIGIGVVMIFGMLFSMMLCCAIRKTREIV from the exons ATGGCGGCGCTGACGGGAGGGGAGATGTGTGTCAAATACCTCATGTTCGCCTTCAATTTCATATTCTGG TTGGCAGGCTCAGCTGTGTTTGCTGTTGGACTCTGGCTCCGGTTTGACGCCAAAACCAAAGGCCTGTTCGAAGGAGAGGGCTCACCGTCTGTCTTCTTCACAg gtgtgtatattcTGATTGCCGCAGGAGCTCTGATGATGGTGGTTGGTTTCCTCGGTTGCTGTGGAGCCATTCAAGAATCACCATGCATGCTGGGACTG ttcttcttcttcctgcTGGTGATCTTTGCCGTGGAGGTGGCAGCTGGAATCTGGGGCTTCTCCAATCAGAGCAAG gtgGTGGATGATATCACTCAGTTTTACAGGGAGACCATTGAAAACTATAAGGAGAGGCGCGAGGAGGCCCTGAAGAAGACTCTCACTCTTATACAGCATGGG ctgAACTGCTGTGGTCCATCTACAGTCCAGTTTGAGTTTGATGCCGAGACCTGTCCCAAGAGGCAGGGCCTGGATGAATTCATCACCAAG AGTTGCCCGGACGCCATTGATGAAGTCTTCAACTCCAAACTCCACATCATCGGCGGCGTGGGGATCGGCATTGGGGTTGTCATG ATCTTTGGGATGCTCTTCAGCatgatgctgtgctgtgccatcAGAAAAACCAGAGAAATTGTGTGA
- the cd9a gene encoding CD9 molecule a isoform X2: protein MGLVGGFRCLKYLMFVFNVLFWLAGSAVFAVGLWLRFDAKTKGLFEGEGSPSVFFTGVYILIAAGALMMVVGFLGCCGAIQESPCMLGLFFFFLLVIFAVEVAAGIWGFSNQSKVVDDITQFYRETIENYKERREEALKKTLTLIQHGLNCCGPSTVQFEFDAETCPKRQGLDEFITKSCPDAIDEVFNSKLHIIGGVGIGIGVVMIFGMLFSMMLCCAIRKTREIV, encoded by the exons ATGGGACTCGTTGGAGGCTTCAGATGTCTTAAGTATCTCATGTTTGTCTTCAACGTTCTTTTTTGG TTGGCAGGCTCAGCTGTGTTTGCTGTTGGACTCTGGCTCCGGTTTGACGCCAAAACCAAAGGCCTGTTCGAAGGAGAGGGCTCACCGTCTGTCTTCTTCACAg gtgtgtatattcTGATTGCCGCAGGAGCTCTGATGATGGTGGTTGGTTTCCTCGGTTGCTGTGGAGCCATTCAAGAATCACCATGCATGCTGGGACTG ttcttcttcttcctgcTGGTGATCTTTGCCGTGGAGGTGGCAGCTGGAATCTGGGGCTTCTCCAATCAGAGCAAG gtgGTGGATGATATCACTCAGTTTTACAGGGAGACCATTGAAAACTATAAGGAGAGGCGCGAGGAGGCCCTGAAGAAGACTCTCACTCTTATACAGCATGGG ctgAACTGCTGTGGTCCATCTACAGTCCAGTTTGAGTTTGATGCCGAGACCTGTCCCAAGAGGCAGGGCCTGGATGAATTCATCACCAAG AGTTGCCCGGACGCCATTGATGAAGTCTTCAACTCCAAACTCCACATCATCGGCGGCGTGGGGATCGGCATTGGGGTTGTCATG ATCTTTGGGATGCTCTTCAGCatgatgctgtgctgtgccatcAGAAAAACCAGAGAAATTGTGTGA